The Triticum aestivum cultivar Chinese Spring chromosome 3A, IWGSC CS RefSeq v2.1, whole genome shotgun sequence genome includes a region encoding these proteins:
- the LOC123058695 gene encoding uncharacterized protein, with translation MPGFHVYPQASRLYGECSPDVSVVAPSTPTPATIDLNATPVAGGSSLGGARKRARQMPTDVLPDARNLFEGMPAAGDKDYMHNLIFKGGAPTAGYDPDETQSQDGHGTFTPAAGYDNDQAAFMRDQVGMDLDGFPLDHEFPDDYGQEEEDECNIEVEPLFEDELANQATGPKPKRKSKQTKT, from the coding sequence ATGCCCGGCTTCCACGTgtacccgcaggcctcccgcctctaCGGGGAGTGCTCGCCCGACGTGAGCGTGGTGGCGCCTTCCACGCCCACGCCCGCaaccatcgacctcaacgccacaccgGTGGCTGGTGGCTCGTCATTGGGAGGCGCAAGGAAACGCGCGAGGCAGATGCCGACCGACGTGCTACCGGACGCCCGCAACCTCTTCGAGGGAATGCCGGCCGCCGGCGACAAGGACTACATGCATAACCTCATCTTCAAGGGCGGTGCGCCGAccgctggctacgatcccgacgagacacaaagccaggacggccaCGGGAcgttcacgccggccgctggctatgataACGATCAAGCGGctttcatgcgtgatcaggtcggcatggacctggacggcttcccactTGACCACGAGTTTCCAGACGACTACgggcaagaggaagaggacgagtgcaacatcgaagtggagcctttgtttgaggacgagctcgccaaccaagccacTGGGccgaagccgaagcgcaagagcaagcagACGAAGACATAA